The following DNA comes from Rosa rugosa chromosome 5, drRosRugo1.1, whole genome shotgun sequence.
GGAGGTCAAGAGTTCAAGCCCCAGCATgggtggggtggggtggggtgggCATGTGGggattaaaaaaacaaaaaacaaaaaaaaaaagctcagaAACTATGCCCTCAATTCTTGGAATCTCAGGTATCGATATTGACAATATCATTGGATGTAACAAATACTGCCTACAGCCATAACCAAGTGCATGTAGCACTCCTGCACCGACAAATGAGATATGCTCCAAGCCAAGACTCAAGCATTGCAGTAGCTTTTGGAAGATTAGTTAGTAGACCAGCTGTGCCTTCCCTTGGAGCTGCCCTGAGCAACAAAACAACACATTCTAAACCTACATCTGCCACACTTCCTCTGTGAAACCTACTTAACTCTAGCAATACAGCAACATTGCTCTCAAAGTCCATGATATCTCTTATACGTTGCTGCTGATCACCACTTGCTCAGAAAGTAACTTGCATGGTTTCCATTTCAGGAGCAGATGTCAGAGCAGGGACAGCATAACAAGTTTACATTTGCACTTGAGAGATTGCCCAGCAAAAACTCAAAGCATTGCAAGACCATCTTCAGATGTAGAATGTCTGCAATTTTGATTTAATTATAATCAATCAGCATCACAAGAAGCTTTTGTGCGTACAGGGGATAGGATCTTGGTCTTGACTCAAGGAATTGTAGAGAGGAAGAAAGTTTGTATTGGATTTGAATTGCAATTCTTTGGATCTTTGCTCATCTTCAGATTGTTCATTAAGAAAAATTACCATCACATCAAACAAGATTTTGAAGCACAGAAACCTGGCATCACCATCCTTGTTGCCCTTATACAGAACAGCCAAACTGGGGAGAACCTCACGGGTAAAAATATCAGGGCTTTTGAGAATTACAAGAGACTCCTCGGCAACAGATTCAAGAATTCGAAGAGTGATTTGGAAGTCATCCCTGGCCTGGAAATCAGTAGTAAGTTAGTAATCAGTATCAATGTCAGCATATAGCATTATGTCTTCAATAATCCCTATCTTAACACCAGCTCAACAAATTATAAAATGATGACAAtgatgagaaataagttgagaTATGCCAAATCCATGCGCCTGATGCCGACTGAAAATCACTTTATACTAGATACATCATACAAATCAAACAGTTGCTCTACAAATCTATAACAGGAGGACAAGAATCATTAACAAGTTATCTTCTATCAATTGTTCGAGATGAGATTTTTGTATGCCAACCAAAGGAAGTGCATGAACTTCATATTTAGTACCTCCAGTTGTAAACAAAGAAGTGCAGCCGCGCACTTGACTGTCGTGGTAGCCATGGCTGTTCAGTAACAAACTTGAGAACTCCAAAAGAGAGTATTATCAGAGACTCTTGCCATCTGCAGTTCTTGACAGGGTAGAGCATAACCTCTTAAAAAATGATCAAGTTTCCACCATGCTATCATACCCTTTGCGAGTCATTATTGGCTTCACCTTCATTATGTGCTTATATCTCCTCTGCATACTGTCTTCTATTCTTTTTTGCAGGTCATCATCAAGTAAATTGACCTCTCCAGCTGAACTCATTGCATTGCAAACTAATTTGTAAGTATATTCTCTAGGTATTGACCCTCCATCAACCAACTCAACAAGAAAACTCCAGGCCTCTGTAACCCTTCCTGCTTCACACAAGGCATGAATGATTGGAGTATACGAACTTGAAGTGGCCAATCCATGATTCATATTCTGCATCCTTCTTAACATATCCACAGCCTTGTCAATCTCATTAACAGCAGCATAGTATCTAATAAACGAATCATAAGTAACCCGGTTGGGGGTACAATCCCTCTTCTTCATATCCTCAAACAACTCCAACGCCCTCTCTATCCTGTAAGTCTTGCAACAACCATTGATCAAAGCATTGTAAGTAACAACATCAGGAACAAACCCTCTAAAAAGCATATTCCGAAACATGTGGTTTGCTTCCCACAACCTCCTCCTAGTGGCCTTCCTGCACCCAGTCTCCAACCCATATCTACAATAAGAGCTTATCAAAATCGTATAAGTGAATGTATCCGGCGGGCATCTAAAACCCGGCAGCTCCATCTGCTCCAGCAAAAACCGGGCCTTCTTGAAATTCTCAACTCTGCAAAGCGCATAAATAATAGTGTTGTAAGCATACACATCCGGTTTGCAATGAAATTGCTTCATTCTATAGAAAGCCGTCAATGCTTCATTAACCAATCCCTCTTCTCCtaggcatttcatcaaacaggtTATGGACTGTGTCGTTACAAGAGGGCTTCCACTACTCCCTCTCATTGACATGTCTTTCAGAAAATCCCAGAGGGCCTTCAACCGATTCCCTTTAGCCAAAACGATAGCCATGTCTCTGCATGTTCGCTCATTGTGCTTGAACCCGAAATGGGTTTCGACCCAGTAGTAAAAATCGAGGGTTTTATCCACTCCCAGATTGACCTTGTTGAGGTCTCTATGGGCAGCTGGGCCAAAAATGAGCATGTCATTGTGGAAATTATATGTTTCTTGCCTGAGATTACGTTGCTTTAACGAAGCGCGGTGCCGACAGCCGGTTTGGCAACCTATGGAGCGAGGGGACTGGAAGAAGAATCTGGGGATGGAGGTTAGGACTTGGGAAACTGAGTCGGAGGTCCATGGTTGAGTTGTGGTGGATGAAACCGAGGGGTTCGGATCAAAAGGTTGGTTTTTGAGCATGGCTGTCAGGACTTGGTTCACTAGAGGTGTGTAACTGCGCAGAGGTTTTGAATGCTTCATAGTTTGCACCTACAATTTTGTTCAAATGTGTCCGGAGCATTTAACTCATGGCATAATTCCTACAAACATTGAAAAAAGTTAAGTTAGCTTCTCCATGTTGGAATTATATGGTATGAAACAACTGCAACACATTGATAAATGTAGATATACAACTTACAGAACAAATTATCAATATTCCTTCCGAAGGTTGCCAGATGTATTATCAACAATTATAGATTCTAGTTTAAGCAGACTATGACCGATTTGTGAACACATGTAAAGCGCCCAAAGCTAAACTTGTCTAATAACCTAGGATGAACCCTATCAACACCTATATAATTATAATCACGTCACCATTTCATCGATTTTACATAGCCATCAATAATAGTAGAACTTAAATCAAATTCACACAGATCTACAAACACAGTTATCAGAAGTAGAACTAAATAAAATTGAAACAAGTGAATGatataagagcaagttcaccatttgggtcaccaggtcactaGGTGTTgagctgctttttatttttgCCGTTTCAGACCGCATTTAGACTTGAAACGTGGGTTTAAaatatttaccaaacacatcAAGAACTGAAAATGGTTGAAAAAATAAAGCTGACATTGGTTCAAAACCTCAATACCAAATGGGACCTTACTCCACTCGCTATCCGCAAGTAAAGTAAGATCAATTATAGCATGGTTTCAAGGTTCTATCACAGGTCTAAACAACTAAAGCACTATTTCTCAAGTTTCTAACCACCTGGTAAAAAGTCCAGCATTGAAAAGAACAAAACAGTCTAATGGAGTAAATACCTTGATATGACTTGATACGGCATGGAATGTTCGTTGCCACTCGACTTCGTGTGTTGCAGTATCTGCGTTGCTCGAAAATAACCCCGAATAAATGAATAAATGCGGACGAAAGCAGCTAGGCGAAGACGAAACCAGATACGCAGCAGTAATACAAAGGAAATAGAGGAGAAATACGAACCACATAGAGCTTGGTGGCAAGTTTGGCGGGCTCATGGGTAGAATCCTGAATGAGCTTGTGCAGAAACTTGGCTGCTTCCAACTCAACATTATGTGACGAAGCTGCCATCTCATTTGAACTTGTACCATGCAAAATTACTgaaatcaaatcaaagaaaACAATCAAATTCAAGCTCTCAAGTTCACAGAAAGGCATATGTGATATTGTAATTAGGGCAAAACAATCGAGCTCTGTCTGAACTTTTTCTAGGTTTGGGATTTATTTATGATAATAGAAGCAATAAGAGAATCAGACGGAGAAGGCTGAGCGGAATACCTGATCAAAGATCGGAGCCGGAATCGGAGGGGAACGCGATCACGACGAGCGAttcatagagagagagattgtaTTGATGGTGTAAACCCTCGcaaatagagagagaaagaaacggAATTTGCTTTGGGTCTTCTGCTTTCAGACTTTCAGTGACTCACAAACCCCCAATAATGAGAGGCAAAAACTCGGTGCTTTTTCTCGCACGCGCACAAGCGATTTTGCGTGCGaaacttttctctttttttttttttttttttttttttttgacgaagcAAAAgataaaaccaaaaaaaaattttacaTTAGGAAAGTTGCAACAGCCATTGGCTGTGTGTTATTGTTTCTTGCTTTTTCCCTTTGGGTCCCcatctatccaaaaaaaaaaaaaattacaagggAAACTTGGTCATGCACAAGGAGATATTGATGAAAAAATTTGACTATAATTTAACTATAAGGCTTATTTACTTAATCAATATTGATATGATATATCATGTCTTCAGTCAAGtttgacaatatatatatatatatataggaaggttctgaagaggacgtccgcactttctgggttgcggacgtcctcttcagaaccttcccgtatatatatatatatatatatatatatatatatatattagaaaaaCTAACGGGGGCATAGGATCGAATTGGCCCCTACCTCCATCCGCCACTACTTAATTTCTTTGTTTGAGAAAAAGCGAGCCAAAGTGCCGGCAGCGGTAG
Coding sequences within:
- the LOC133707773 gene encoding pentatricopeptide repeat-containing protein At1g77405-like, translating into MKHSKPLRSYTPLVNQVLTAMLKNQPFDPNPSVSSTTTQPWTSDSVSQVLTSIPRFFFQSPRSIGCQTGCRHRASLKQRNLRQETYNFHNDMLIFGPAAHRDLNKVNLGVDKTLDFYYWVETHFGFKHNERTCRDMAIVLAKGNRLKALWDFLKDMSMRGSSGSPLVTTQSITCLMKCLGEEGLVNEALTAFYRMKQFHCKPDVYAYNTIIYALCRVENFKKARFLLEQMELPGFRCPPDTFTYTILISSYCRYGLETGCRKATRRRLWEANHMFRNMLFRGFVPDVVTYNALINGCCKTYRIERALELFEDMKKRDCTPNRVTYDSFIRYYAAVNEIDKAVDMLRRMQNMNHGLATSSSYTPIIHALCEAGRVTEAWSFLVELVDGGSIPREYTYKLVCNAMSSAGEVNLLDDDLQKRIEDSMQRRYKHIMKVKPIMTRKGYDSMVET